From a single Collimonas pratensis genomic region:
- a CDS encoding F0F1 ATP synthase subunit B has translation MNLNATLFAQFVVFFILALFTMKFIWPPLIKALDERAKKIADGLAAADRGKADLAAAEKRASAELATARDEGQKRIGEAEKRGQQIVDEAKKTAAEEAARIIANAKAEAEQQMTKAREALRGDVATLAVKGAEQILKREVNSAAHADLLNQLKTEL, from the coding sequence ATGAACCTAAATGCAACATTGTTTGCGCAGTTCGTAGTCTTCTTTATCCTCGCGTTGTTCACGATGAAATTCATCTGGCCGCCGTTGATAAAAGCGCTCGATGAGCGCGCCAAGAAGATTGCGGACGGCCTGGCAGCCGCTGATCGCGGCAAGGCAGATCTGGCGGCCGCTGAAAAGCGCGCTTCGGCAGAACTGGCAACCGCACGCGACGAAGGTCAAAAGCGTATTGGCGAAGCTGAAAAGCGCGGCCAGCAGATCGTCGACGAAGCCAAGAAAACGGCTGCCGAAGAAGCTGCCCGCATCATCGCTAACGCCAAGGCTGAAGCGGAACAGCAAATGACTAAAGCGCGCGAAGCTCTGCGTGGCGACGTTGCGACCCTCGCGGTCAAAGGCGCCGAACAGATCCTCAAGCGTGAAGTCAACTCTGCTGCTCATGCCGATTTGCTGAACCAACTGAAAACAGAGCTGTAA
- the atpE gene encoding F0F1 ATP synthase subunit C, which translates to MTDLSFVALACGLIIGLGAIGACIGIAIMGGKYLEASARQPELMNTLQTKMFLLAGLIDAAFLIGVGIAMLFAFANPFVPH; encoded by the coding sequence ATGACTGATCTGTCTTTTGTTGCTTTGGCTTGTGGTTTGATCATCGGTTTGGGCGCTATCGGTGCTTGTATCGGTATCGCGATCATGGGCGGTAAGTACCTGGAAGCATCGGCACGTCAACCAGAACTGATGAACACCCTGCAAACCAAGATGTTCCTGCTGGCCGGTCTGATCGACGCTGCGTTCCTGATCGGTGTTGGTATCGCCATGTTGTTCGCATTCGCAAATCCGTTCGTTCCTCACTAA